In Candidatus Poribacteria bacterium, the genomic window ATAGCGTTAACGTGGCTTGTGCAAAGCACTGTTAATAACCGCGCCGAATTGCGATGGGTTCACTTCGCTATAATCACGGCATAGCGGAGCGGTGTCTCACCGACATTGCGTATGCCGTGCAAAACTTGACAATCGACATGGACGGCTTCGTTATCGCTGACACGGTGCGTCCGCTCCCCAAACAAGACTTCGCCTTCACCGGAAAATACATAGAAGATTTCCTGACCTCCGTGTGTATGCGGTGGATGCGCTCGCTGCCCCGGTCCCACCTCAGAGATATGCAGGTGGAGTTGTTCCCTGTCCGACCCGGCTTCAAATACAAACCGATCAATGCCTTTGATGTCGTTTCTGATCTCTTTTTCCATGCGTATTTCT contains:
- a CDS encoding cupin domain-containing protein; its protein translation is MEKEIRNDIKGIDRFVFEAGSDREQLHLHISEVGPGQRAHPPHTHGGQEIFYVFSGEGEVLFGERTHRVSDNEAVHVDCQVLHGIRNVGETPLRYAVIIAK